Proteins from a genomic interval of Enterococcus mundtii:
- a CDS encoding LPXTG cell wall anchor domain-containing protein, whose amino-acid sequence MKHKKKYILSIGMLLIQVYAPLVVYGKEVRSVETEGEIGFTGVYETPGTPMPAPEVEVKPIFPKEIAQSPSEGRKSEHRRLPQTNERQMGTWKMLGILLIIVTLSFWFWNRKKKKTNKESRI is encoded by the coding sequence ATGAAACACAAAAAAAAATACATACTGAGTATAGGTATGTTGCTGATTCAAGTATATGCACCATTAGTTGTTTATGGGAAAGAAGTACGCTCTGTTGAAACTGAAGGGGAAATTGGGTTTACTGGCGTCTATGAAACACCAGGAACACCGATGCCAGCACCAGAAGTTGAGGTAAAACCAATCTTCCCTAAAGAAATTGCCCAATCACCCTCAGAAGGGAGAAAGAGCGAGCATAGAAGACTACCACAAACGAACGAGCGTCAGATGGGTACTTGGAAAATGTTGGGGATTCTGCTCATCATAGTCACACTTAGTTTTTGGTTTTGGAACCGCAAAAAGAAAAAAACAAACAAAGAAAGTAGGATTTAA
- a CDS encoding helix-turn-helix domain-containing protein has product MRDLQLAFISNRVTSRLFKLLSVIERNRLFTIGELAEKIQVTERTIANDLKYMRDYFGESITLMSGNSGFVFEETRPSIYQERKQHLLENECLFEIIGNIFYGKLYRVDELADYYHFSESSFRRMLTQSNSALKSYGLQWASNPLTIQGDEASLRKFFKDFYYEGIETGYTVLPDPAVQDLVLTQLNGKLGNYRIGSGTTPTALYYTCFIALKRASLGYSINLPEKLTNLAYTGADFSLMYSLKESFEQLYGNEIPKEEFAWIYLMTIVERTLGREDQEQLFYDHFHQEKESAQLTEAFLKMHELPQTNRQTVATFIRSFFLSRKLNHLIAPALNKEMTDIKEQVIYSDHETYQKNLHFLEEQGLIAFGLSKYLEDICVSLTLYSGLILDLYSPKKTIYFLLEGDHFICQYIRTRAIQQFGSKHKLTFLPLQSLTSESLQQDEVDLIVTNYSRYVLDSVIETAYLLLKEVPDDQDWHQLEQTIDPYRKKLK; this is encoded by the coding sequence ATGAGGGATCTACAATTGGCTTTTATCAGTAATCGCGTGACGAGTCGATTATTTAAACTATTAAGTGTCATCGAGCGTAATCGTCTCTTTACGATCGGTGAACTGGCAGAAAAAATTCAAGTGACGGAACGGACGATCGCTAATGATCTAAAATATATGCGAGATTATTTTGGGGAAAGTATCACATTGATGTCTGGAAACAGTGGTTTTGTATTTGAAGAAACAAGACCGTCGATTTATCAAGAACGAAAACAACATCTATTGGAAAATGAATGCTTGTTTGAAATCATTGGTAATATTTTTTATGGCAAGTTGTATCGAGTCGATGAACTAGCGGATTACTATCACTTTTCAGAGAGTTCGTTTCGCCGGATGCTCACGCAAAGCAATTCGGCACTAAAAAGCTACGGGCTGCAGTGGGCGTCAAACCCACTGACGATTCAAGGAGATGAAGCCAGTCTGCGCAAATTTTTCAAAGATTTTTATTACGAAGGAATCGAAACAGGCTACACCGTACTGCCAGACCCTGCCGTCCAAGACCTGGTTTTGACACAGTTAAATGGAAAACTCGGTAATTATAGGATTGGGTCAGGGACGACGCCAACAGCTCTTTACTATACGTGTTTTATTGCTTTAAAACGAGCCAGTTTAGGGTATAGCATAAACTTGCCTGAAAAATTGACAAACCTGGCTTATACCGGAGCTGATTTTTCGCTGATGTATTCTTTGAAAGAAAGCTTTGAGCAGCTATATGGAAACGAAATTCCCAAAGAAGAGTTTGCCTGGATTTATTTAATGACGATCGTCGAGCGTACACTAGGTCGTGAAGATCAGGAACAACTCTTTTATGATCATTTCCATCAAGAAAAAGAAAGCGCTCAGTTGACCGAGGCGTTCTTAAAAATGCATGAACTACCGCAAACCAACCGCCAAACAGTTGCCACGTTTATACGATCCTTTTTTTTATCGAGAAAACTCAATCATTTGATTGCACCTGCATTAAATAAGGAAATGACAGATATTAAAGAGCAAGTTATTTATTCTGATCATGAAACATACCAGAAGAATCTTCATTTTTTGGAGGAACAGGGACTTATTGCCTTTGGTCTATCTAAATATTTAGAAGATATTTGTGTTAGCTTAACACTGTATAGCGGGTTAATTTTAGACTTGTACTCACCAAAGAAAACCATTTACTTCCTTTTAGAGGGCGATCATTTCATCTGTCAGTATATTCGAACCCGCGCGATCCAACAATTTGGATCGAAACATAAGCTAACCTTTCTGCCATTACAGTCTCTAACAAGCGAAAGCTTACAACAAGATGAGGTTGATTTGATCGTAACTAATTATTCTCGCTACGTGTTGGACTCTGTCATTGAAACAGCGTACCTCTTGTTAAAAGAAGTGCCAGATGACCAAGATTGGCACCAATTAGAACAAACGATCGATCCTTACCGCAAGAAATTGAAATAA
- a CDS encoding recombinase family protein, with protein MKIAYIRVSSIDQNEQRQIEEMKKYGAEKIFIEKQSGATITQRPIFQEALEFVREQDIFIVEAIDRLGRNYDEIIDSVNYLKKKNVQLIITSLPIMAEAIGNPLLDKFIKDLIIQILAMIAEQERSESKRRQAQGIKIAKANGVYKGRPKLYSADTKDPQLRLVYKSIVEDLENGVAISKIAKAYNVTRQTVYRIKKDGMPNE; from the coding sequence TTGAAAATTGCTTATATTCGAGTTTCGTCGATTGATCAAAATGAACAACGGCAAATTGAAGAAATGAAAAAGTATGGCGCAGAAAAAATTTTCATCGAGAAACAATCTGGAGCAACGATCACCCAACGACCGATTTTTCAGGAAGCTTTAGAGTTTGTCAGAGAACAAGATATTTTTATTGTCGAAGCCATCGATCGATTAGGCAGAAATTATGACGAAATCATTGACTCAGTCAATTACCTCAAAAAGAAAAATGTACAACTAATCATCACTAGTTTACCAATCATGGCTGAAGCAATTGGAAATCCTCTCCTGGATAAATTTATTAAAGATTTGATCATTCAGATCTTGGCCATGATTGCTGAACAAGAGCGTTCTGAATCTAAACGACGCCAGGCACAAGGAATTAAGATTGCAAAAGCGAATGGTGTTTACAAAGGACGTCCTAAGTTATATAGCGCAGATACAAAAGATCCCCAACTTCGCCTTGTTTATAAAAGCATCGTTGAGGATCTTGAGAATGGCGTTGCTATTTCAAAGATTGCTAAAGCTTACAATGTTACGAGACAAACTGTATACAGAATCAAAAAAGATGGCATGCCCAATGAGTAA